The nucleotide sequence TCTCGGCCGCGGCGTCGCCGGGCAACAGCGGCGGCCCGTTGCTGGACAAGGACGGCAAGGTCATCGGCGTGGTGCTGATGAAGTCGGCCAACGAGAACCTCAACTACGCGCTGCAGATGAAGGAAGTGCTCGACGCGCCCGAGAAGAACGCGGTCATCGACAGCCGCCTGAGCTATCGCCTGGACATCTTCGACACGACGCTCAGCAACTCTTTCAAGGGCACGTTCCCGCTGCCACAGACGCTGCCGGACTTCTTCGCCAGCTATACCAAACTGTTCAACGCCTACGTGGAAACGCAGCTCAAGGACATCCTGGCCAAGGATGCCGATCGCGTCTTCCCGCGAGGCGAGGGCAGCGATCGCCTGCTGTACAACGAGGTGTGGAGCAACATGCTCCCGCGCATGATCGTGCGCAGCAACACCGGCGAGTGGTTCCTGCAGAGCAACACCACCAAACGGCAGTCGCTGTCGAACAACGGCTATCTGGACGTATCGATGGCGCAGAGCAAGTTCGTCATGCACCTGCGTCGCCCGGACAACACGCCGGTCGCCAACTTCTATACCGACCCGGTGGTGCTGGGCGACCTGCTGGCCAAGTCGGGACTGTTCGCGCGTACGGTCGGTCCCGAGCACGTGCGCATCACCTCGCTGGGCAAGCCCATCAGCGACACGGTGCATGTCGACGGCTGGAAGCGCCGCTGGCAGGTCCGCACCTGGACCCTGCCGTACGACGACACCAAGATCATCGTCTACTGCCTGCCGTTGCCTGACGGCTATGCGATGTCGATGGTCTTCGCCTCGGCGGGTGGCGCCTACGACTCCGCGGCCGACCTGCGCGCCATCACCGACTTCATGACGGTCGAGTACGACGGCAGCCTGGCGCAGTGGGCGGAGTTCCTGAAAAACACCAGCCTGCTGCCGGACGCCATCAAGGATGTGCATCTGGATGTGACGTACCAGAAGAGCCTGAGCCTGCGCACGCCGCGCTTCAATGTGGCGTTTACGCCGGACCTGCTGGGCATTGAGCCGGACAGCCAGCTCTCGATGCCGCTGGGCATGCTGCCCGACCATGGCAAGGTGATCTGGGGCCCCGTGGGGCTGCACTACAACCCGCGCCGTTCGGAGTCGAACTACCTGGTGATTTATCGCAATGTGAAGCCGCCGGCGTCGCTCGACGAAAGCTACGCGTCCTACTGGGACAAGCTGATCAACCGGCGCCATCCCTACGAAAGCCAGGCCTATGCGGCCGACGGCAACACCAAGATCGCCGCACCGAAGCTGGCCGGCGACGTGGGCAAGGACACGGTGGTTTACACGGCGTTCTTCACCATGGGCGGGACCCAGCCGCAGGACAAGATGAAGACCCAGCTCGACCTGCTGCTCAAGGGGCTGCAAGTCAACGAACATTGATTTGTGCAGCGACATCGGCGACGGTTGGTGGTCGCCGGTGTCGCAAACCCCGGTGGTCAGTATGGGAAGAACAGCAGGTTTCGCATGCAAGTCGCTCCGCCGGGCTCCGCGCCCGTCACCCGCCAGCATTCACTCGCCATGGCCGACGGCTGCCGTCTGGCCGTGGTGGACAGCGCGCCCGAGGCGCCGCGCGCCTCCGTCCTGATCGTGCACGGCCTGGGTGAGCACAGTGGCCGGCACGAAGCGCTGGCGCGGTGGTTCCATGCCCGTGGCTATGCGGTGCGCCGTTACGACCAGCGCGGCCATGGTCGCAGCGAAGGGCCGCGCGGCGGGCTGGAGACCAGTGACGACCTGGTTGATGACCTGGCCGTGGTGTTCAACGATTTCGCGGAACAGCAGGACAATCCGCCGCTGCTGCTGGGCCACAGCATGGGCGGCCTGGTGGCGGCGCGCTGCGTGCTGGACCGCCAGGTCGGCGCGTCGGCGCTGATCCTGTCGTCGCCGGCCCTGCGTTGCCACGAGCCGGCCTGGCTGCAGCGACTGGCGGGTTCGCTGGCGAAGATCGCCCCGCGCCTGCCGCTGGACAACGGCCTCAAGCTCGACAAGCTTTCCCACGACGTGCGTGTCGCCACTGCCTACAAGGCCGACCCGCTGTGCCATCGCCGCATCACGCCGCGCCTGGCCGATTTCATTTTCCGCACCGGTCATACGACCGTTGCCGACGGTCGCGACCTGGCGATTCCCACCTTGCTGCTGGTCGCAGGCAGCGACGATCTGGTGAACCCTGCCGGCAGCCGCGATTTCGCCGCGGCTGCCTGGGCCACGCAGAAGCTGACGACGCGCTTCTTCGACACCCTGTACCACGAGCTGTTCAACGAGGCGGAGCCGGCGCGCACGCAGGTGTTCAAGCAGCTCGGTGACTGGCTCGCGCGTCTGTGAGGCTCACGGCATCAGGATCGACTTCGGTTCCAGGAACGCCTCCAGGCCAAAGCGTCCGTTCTCGCGACCGATGCCCGACTGCTTGAAGCCACCGAACGGCGCCTTCGGCTCGTGCGAAAGCGTGTTGATCAGCACGCGGCCGGCGGTGATCTGCGATGCCACGCGTTCGGCGCGCGGCACGTCCGCAGACATCACGTAAGCCTGCAAGCCGTATGGCGTATCATTGGCGATCGCGATGGCATCGGCCTCGTCGTCGTACGTAATCAATGACGCCACCGGCCCGAAGATCTCCTCGCGCGCAATGGTCATGTCGTTGCGCACGTCGGTGAACACCGTCGGACGCACGAACCAGCCGCGCTGCACCGACCCCGGCAAGCCTTCGCCGCCAGCCAGCAGACGCGCGCCTTCTTCCTGCCCGATACGGATATAGTGCTGCACGCGCTCCCACTGTTTCGCGCTGACCATCGGGCCGACGGCCGTCTCGGTGTCGCGTGGATCACCCACCTTGATCTGCGCGGCGGCATCGCGCGCGATCGCTTCGGCTTCCGCCTTGCGCGAGGCGGGAATCAGGATGCGCGTGCCGGCAATGCAGGCCTGCCCGCTGTTCATGTAGGCCGCCTGCAGTGCCATGGGAATCGCTTCGCGCAGGTTGGCGTCGTCGAGAATCACCACCGGCGACTTGCCGCCCAGTTCGAGGGTGACGCGCTTGAAGGTTTCCGAGGCGTTGCGAAGGATGGCGCGACCCACGGCGGTGGAGCCGGTGAAGGACACCTTGGCGACGTCCGGATGCGTGGTGATGGCCTCGCCAACCACCTCGCCACGGCCAGTGACAATGTTGAAGACGCCTGGCGGCAAGCCCGCTTCGTGCAGGGCTTCGGTGACCACCTGTGTCTGCCGTGCGCTCATCTCGCTGGGTTTGATCACCGCCGTGCAACCGGCGGCGATGGCGGCGGCGAGCTTGCCGCAGATGAAACCGGCATCGTTGTTCCACGGCGTGATCATGCCGGCCACGCCCAGCGGCTCCATGCGCACGAGGGCGCGGCCCGCCTGCTGCTCGAACGCGTAGTGTTCCAGCACGTCGGCGGCATCGGCCAGCACGCTGCTCGCGTGGCCTGCCATCCATGCCGCGCGGGATACCGGCGCGCCGTACTCCTCGACCAGCGCCTCCAGGATGTCGTTCTCGCGCGCCTTCACCGCGTCGTGCAGGCGGCGCAGCAGGGCGACGCGCTCGGCCTTGCTGGTGCGCGAGAAGGCGGGGAAAGCGCGCTTGGCAGCTGCCACGGCGCGGCGGGCGTCCTCGGCGTCGGCAAGGCGGACCTGGCCATTGACCTCACCGGTCGCCGGGTTGTGCAGGTCGTAAAGCTCCTGGCCGTGCGGGGTGACAAAGGCGCCGTCGATATAGATCTGGTTGATCGCGTACATGGGGTTGCCTCAAGGGGGAAGGGGATGCACGGATCAAGGTAGGCGCCTATCATTGCGTTGTGTAGCCGCACAAACCTCAATGAGCTATTGCGGAAATCGGGATAATGCGCAGCTCCGGACTGATCGAACTCGAAGCCGTCCTGGCCGTGGCCCGCCTGCGCAGCTTCCGCGCGGCCGCCACCGAACTGGGCATGTCCACCTCGGCGCTGAGTCACGCCGTGGCCGCGCTGGAAACCCGCATGGGCGTGCGCCTGTTCCACCGCACCACGCGCAGCGTGTCGCTCTCCGAAGCCGGCGAGCAGTTCGTCGCGTCCGTGGCACCGGCCATGGGTCAGATCCGCGGGGCCATCGAGCAGGCCGGTGAACACCGCGACACGCCATCGGGCACGTTGCGCATCAACACCTCCGCGGGCGCCGCGTGGCAGTGCATGCCCATGCTGGTGGCGTTCCTGCGTCGCTATCCGCAGATGAAGCTGGATATCGTTACCGAGGGGAAGCTGGTCGATATCGTCGCGGGCGGCTTCGATGCCGGTATCCGCCTCACCGAGCTGGTGCCGCAGGACATGGTCGCCGTGTCGCTGGGCGCACCACAGGAGTTCGCCGTTGTGGGGTCGCCCGCGTACTTTGAGGCGCACGGGGAACCGCGCGTCCCGACCGACCTCGCGCACCATGTGTGCGTGCGCAACCGACTGCCCAGCGGCGGCGTCTATCGCTGGGAGTTCGAGAAGCGCGGCGAGGCGGTGGCGGTCGACGTGCAAGGCCCCATCACGCTCGACGAGCCACGCCTGATCGTGGAGGCGGCACGCGCCAGCCTGGGCCTGGCCTATCTCAATCTGTGGAACGTGCAGCCGGATCTCGAGCGCGGCACCTTGCGTCGCACGCTGGTCGACTGGACGCCTCCGTACGAAGGCCTCGCGCTGTACTACCCGGGCCACCGCCATGTTCCCGCCGGCCTGCGGGCCCTCATCGGCGTGATCAAGGACATGCGCGGTCCCGGCTGACGGCGCCTTCCCCAATCGCCGTTTACCGTTTACCGTTGATCCCTTACGGACGCGGAGCGTCCGACAGGGGATCACCATGCAGTTCTTCCAGCTCGAACATTTCGCGAGCTACGTCAACGAGACGTTCCGGGTGCGCATCGACCAACACGGCGAAACGGATTTCGTACTGGTCGAAGCGGCGCCCATCCCGCAGGGCAAGCTCTTTCCCGGCATGGTGCGCACGCCGTTTTCGCTGTTGTTCCGTAACGAATCAGCGGTGCTTTTCCCGCAACGCATCTATGACATGACGCACGGCAAGCTCGGCCAGTTTGGCGTGTTCCTGGTGCCGATCGCGCGCGACAAATCGGGCTTCGTTTACCAGGCCGTGTTCAACTGATCAGGCGGTAACGCCCGCGCGCCAGCGCATGCGCCACTGCACGTCGCCGACGTCTTCGCAGGCGAAGCCAAGGCGCGCGTAGAGGCGTTGGGCACCGTGGTTGTGTGCGTCGACCTGAAGGCTCACGGCCTGCATGCCGTTGCGCTGCACGGCGTCCTGCACGGTGCGCAGCAGATGCGTTCCCATGCCCGTACCCCGTTCGGATGGCATGAGCAGGATATCGATGATGTGGATCGCGTCTTCCGTGCCGTAGAGATACAGGCGTCCGACCGCACGACCCTCGCGCAAAACGACAAGGAAATCGGCCGGCGTGTAGCAGGCGATGTAGTTGCGGTGTTGCATGTCGAACTGGCCATCGAGGAACGTCCGCAGCATCGACTCCGGCCAGCCAAGCGCCGCGAACTCCGGGGCGCGGTGCTGCGCGTAAAGCTCACGCAGGAAGGGCAGGTCGTCGCCCGTGGCTGCACGCCACGAAAACGCCGGCGCGGAGGCCGGCGTCTCGTCGGGCATCCATCCCGCACGCGGCGGGAAGGCGGGCAGCGGGTGGTTCACTGGAACGCCGGAAAATTGCCCTGCAGGCAGATGCAGAAATTCAGCGCCAGATAGGGCTGCATGTTCTCGTGCGGCAGCGACTGGCCCGTCACATCAAGCATCTGCAGCGGAAACTGCGTGTTGGGCGTCACGTCCTTGGTTGCGAGGGCGGCGTTGCCCGGCAGCGCCAGTGCGTCACCGTTGGCGGGCGTTGCATGGCGCTTGGTGGCATCACGCTGGTCGTACGCGCGCAGGCCATGCGTATGCTGGGGAATCTCCTGCAGCAGCAATGAAACCTGCTGCGAACCCTCTTGCTCGCCCTGCACCCACGGCGACAGTCCCGGACCCTGACCCGCACCAGCGACGACCTGGCCGCCCAGGTTGGGAAGCTGGAAGGTCGACTGCCCGTTACCGCCGAACTGCGTGCCAATCAACGAAAACAGCGCCGTGTTCTGCTGGATCGCGACGAGCTGACCCTGGCAAAACGCCCATTGAGCGGGCGCGAAGTTAAACGCGAAAAGCTGGATTTCCCCGGTGAAACTCTCCATCAGTCATTCTCTCTAGTAAGAAGTGGCGTCCAGAGGACAGCGGGTCAGTTCTGTGTCGGGAAGACGCCGGACACGCAAATGAAATAGCGCACGGCCACGGTCGGCATGATGTTGTCGTGTGGCAGGTTGCCACCCGACATGGTGACCGACGTCGCCAGGAAGGTCGCGCTGTTCACGTCCACCGTCGTGGAATACATCGTGTCGCCGCCGACGGCGCCGTATTCAAGGGCGTTCGACGGTGCATTGGCCGTGGCGGTGGTCGTTGTCGCGTGCATGATATGAGTGTGCGTCGGCATGGTCTGCGCGGTGAGCGTGACCGTCTCCTTGCCGCCCACCTGGCCCAACACGCGAGTGCTCAGACCCTGCCCGGTGCCCTGGTGAACCGCTACGCGACTCTGGAGGTTGGGCAGGCCGAAGGTCTGTACGCCATCGCCGCCGTACGTGGTGCCGAGGAGCGTGTAGAGCGCATCGTTTTCGGCAATCGATACGAGTGCGCCATTGCATTCCATCCAACCCAGCGGAACGCGCGTGTACGGGAGCAACCGGATTTCTCCGAGATAAGGTGTCATGTCGATGCTCCGGTCAAGAACGGCTGGGAAAGAGGCCCTGGAGAGCGATGCAGAAGTTCACCACCAGGTAGGGCTGCATGTTTTCATGCGGGGCATTGCCGCCCACCGGCGCGATCTCCGCGGCGTTGAGCGATACCTGCGGGCCGGTGGCATCCGCATACACGTTCTCGGAGCCCGTGTTGCCCGGTACGCCCAGCGCGGGATTGCGCGAGGTGGCCGCGACGTTGGTGCCCATGACGATGTGGTTGTGCGCAGGCAGGTTGTTCGTCGTCAGGGTGACCTGTTCGACGCCGCCGACCTGGCCGATCTGCCAGGGTTGTCCGCTTGAGGGGCTCACGCCTGTGCCCAGAGGCGTACGACCCTGCAGGTTGGGCAATTGGAAGACGGTGGTCCCGTTGCCCCCGTAGGTGGTGCCGAGCAATGAAAACAGCGCCTGGTTTTGCTGGATGGACAGGATCTGTCCATTGCAGAAGGCAAAATACTTGGGCGCGAAGTTAAAGCCGACGGGGATGATGTTCCCCATGAAGCGTTCCGACATGTTGTCCCCCGTGTCCGGCCAGCCGTCCCGGCTGCCCTGAGACTATTACTCTGGCGTACTGTCCCACTGCTTGACAAGACGCCCGTTCCGGCAGCGAAAATATCCGGTCGCAGGAAGTTACTCAGCATGGCAGGGAAGATCGGCCATGCGGGACGATTGAGCCCGTTGAGTCGCATTTTTGTACGGGGCAATTCCAGTCGCCATCTCACAGGGCCACCGATGATGCGCGCCGCATCCGGTCGCCAGCGCAACGCCATGGAAGAGGCGCGCAAGGGGAATCCACATGCTGCTCCGTTCGCTGCTGCATCGCGTTGCGATGCGCTTTTCGTCGTACGCGCGTGTCGGGTGCGCGCTGGCTGTGTTGGCGATGCTCGCCGCGATGTGGCCGGCGCCAGCGATGGCGGCCAATTCGGTGTTGTGCGGGCCATACAACATCACCGTAGCGAGCGGTTCGTCCTATGACCTGGACGCGAATGATTGCGTATCCTTCGGCGGCGTCGGCAACATCGTGACGCCTGCACAGTGGGGCAACGTCGACCGTAATGTGGGCACGAGTCACTTCGTCTATTCGACGAACGATACGACGCACACGTCCGACTTCTTCTCCTTTCTGGATTCCGACGGCGATCTTGTCCAGGTCAATGTCACGATTACTGGCGCCGCGTCGACAATTACTACCCAGGAATCGACGCTGCCCTCACCGCAGCGCAATGTCGCCTACAGCCAGCAGCTGCACGGCACCGGCGGCACCGGCCCCTATCAGTTCTCGGTGTCTGGCGGCCTGCCACCCGGCCTGACCATGTCGGGCACCGGCCTGATCTCCGGTACGCCGACGACGCTGGGCAACTACAACATCACGGTGACGGTGACTGATTCGACGGCGGCCACTGGCACGGCGGCCTTCAACCTGACGGTGACCCAGGCGACGATCACGGTGACCGGCACGCCGCCCAACGGCGCGGTCAGCACCACTTACAGCTATAAGTTCACCGCAACGGGTGGCGTGTCACCCTACACCTTCACCAAGGACACCGGCACGCTTCCCGCCGGCCTTACCCTGGCCTCGGACGGCACGCTCAGCGGCACGCCGACGACCCTCGGTACATCGAACTTCAACATCAAGGCGATGGACGCGAACGGCGACTTTGCCGCCGCCAGTTTCGCCGTCAACATCCTCGCTGTCCCGCCGCCGGTCGCAGGCATTCAATCGGCGACCGTTGCCCACGGCAGCAGCAGCAACAACATCAATCTGCCACTCACGGGCGGCCCGGCAACGAGCGTCGCCGTGAGTACCCAGGCGACGCACGGCACCGCGACCGCAGTCGGCACGAGCATCACGTACACGCCGGTGGCCAGCTATTCGGGCACCGACTCGTTTGCCTACACCGCGACCAACGCGTCCGGTACATCGTCGCCGGCGACGGTGTCGATCACCGTCTCCAATGCGGCCATCGTTTACGCGCCGACAACGGTGGGGGGCACCGTGGGCGTGGCCTATAGCCAACCCATGGCCGGCGCAACCGGTGGCACCGCGCCGTACACCTACACGGCCAGTGGCTCGCTGCCGCCTGGCCTGACGCTTGCCGCCAACGGCACCTTGAGCGGCACACCCACGGGTGGCGGCACCTATACGTTCACGATCACAGCGAAGGACTCGAGCACCGGCACCGGACCCTTCAGCACGACGAGCGGCTCGCTCACGCTGAACATCGGTGCGCCCACGATCACGGTCACTCCGACCAGCCTGACGCTGAGGGCCGGCAACCCTGTATCGCAGACGATCGTCGCCTCCGGCGGCATATCGCCCCACACCTTCAGCGCTTTGGGCCTGCCCGCCGGCCTGACGCTGGATGCCAACGGCCTGCTCCACGGCACGCCAACGGCCACCGGCTCAGTCAACTTCACCATCACGGCGACCGACAAGTCGACGGGCACGGGACCCTATACGGGATCCCAGGCGTACCCTCTGACCATCGGCGACCCGGTCCTGACGCTGTCGCCCGCGAGCGGCTCACTCAATGCAACCTACGGCGTGGCCTACAGCCAGACGTTCACCACGGCCGGCGGCAATACGCCCTACCACTTCACACAGACCGGCACCCTGCCCAACGGCGTGAGCTTCAACGCATCCACCGGTCTACTTTCCGGTACGCCAACGCAACCGGGCAACTTCCCGATCACGATCTCGGTGACCGACAGCACCACTGGCACGGTCGGGCAGATCGCGGCGAACTACACGCTCATCGTCGACGTTCCGGCGATGAACCTGCCGCCGACGATTCCGGACACCGCGAAAATCGGGCAGCCATACACGTCCACCGTGGCCGTGACGGGCGGCGTTCCGCCGTACACCTACACGGTAGCGGGCGCACCATCGGGCCTGACCGTCTCGTCGACGACGGGCGAAATCAGCTGGACGCCGACGACGACGGCTACGTCGTCATTCACCCTCACCGTCAATGACAGCAACGGTGGTGTGGTATCGAAGCTGTATCAGCTGCATCCCGCCCCGCCGACGCTGATCAACACCTCGACGTTCGATCAGACCACGACGGGCGGCGAGCCCTACACGGCCACCTTCAGTGCGACGGGCGGCACGGCGCCGTACGAGGTGACCACGGCCAGTACCCTGCCCACGGGCCTCACCTTGGACCCGGCCACGGGCATCTTGTCGGGTACGCCCAAGCAGTCGGGCAACTTCAACCTGATCTTCAAGATCACCGACTCGAGCACGGGCACGGGTGCGCCTTTCTCCGTCAACGCGGTCGTGCAGCTGATCGTCAACCCGCCGGGCATCTCCCTGCCGACGACACTTCCGCTGCCGGTGATCGGGCAAAGCTACAACCACACGTTCACCGCCACGGGTGGCCATGGCCCGTACACGTATACGATGGACGCGGGGACGGTGCTCCCCACCAGCATGATCTTCCACGGCGACGGCGCCATTTCCGGCACGCCGACCAAGGCGGGCCAGACGCAGTTCACCATCAAGGTCACCGACGACAACGGCTTCACCGCCACGCAGGCCTACGACTGGACCCTGGCCCCGCCGCAGATTGCGATCACGGCGACCGTGCCATCGGCCGACGCGATGGTGCCGTACTCCGGCAGCGTGACCGCATCCGGTGGCACGCCCGGTTACAGCTTCAGCGTCGGCACCGGGGGCCTGCCGCCAGGCATCAGCCTCTCTTCGTCGGGTCAGTTGTCAGGTGCCGCAACGGCGGCGGGTGACTTCACGTTCGAAGTGATCGCGACGGACACCACCACCGGGCCGAACGCGCCCTACGACGGCCGGCAGAGCGTCACCATCCACATCGGCGCGCCGGCGATCTCGATCACGCCTACCTCCCTTCCGAACCAGAAGGTTGGCGTGCCGATGTCGTCGCAGCTGACGGCCTCGGGTATGGCCGGTTCATTCACCTTCACGCTGTCCGGTGCGGGTGGCCTGCCCGTGGGCATCGGCTTGTCCAGCGCGGGCGTGCTCTCCGGTACGCCTACCACGCCGGGCAGCTACAACTTCACCGTCAAGGCGACGGGGCCCGGTGGGTTCAGTGGCGAGCAGGCACTCACCATCAACGTGGTGGATGTGACGCCGGTTGCCGTCAACGACAACGCTGGGGTGAACGCGAACAGCGCCGTCACCATTCCGGTCACCAGCAACGACACGGGCCCGATCACCAGCATTGCCATCACCAGCGCCCCGGGGCATGGCACCGTCACGGTGAACGGCCTCAACGCGATCTACACGCCGGCGACCAACTTCTTCGGCACTGACACGTTCCACTACACCGCTACCGGCCCGGGCGGCACCTCGAACGATGCGACCGTGACGGTGGCCGTCGCGCCGCTGGCCGTGCCGACGGCAGCACCGCAGACGATCACGGTGCTTGCCGGCCAGAGCGTGGTTATCCATGGTGCGGCTGGCGCCACGGGTTCGCCGTTCACCGGCCTGGCCATCTCGACGGCGCCGACCGTGGGAACGGTCACCGTCAGTGGCACCGACATGACGTACACGGCGGCCGCCGACGCGCAGGGCGCCACCGGATTCGACTACACGCTGTCCAATCCGT is from Dyella terrae and encodes:
- a CDS encoding GNAT family N-acetyltransferase, which gives rise to MNHPLPAFPPRAGWMPDETPASAPAFSWRAATGDDLPFLRELYAQHRAPEFAALGWPESMLRTFLDGQFDMQHRNYIACYTPADFLVVLREGRAVGRLYLYGTEDAIHIIDILLMPSERGTGMGTHLLRTVQDAVQRNGMQAVSLQVDAHNHGAQRLYARLGFACEDVGDVQWRMRWRAGVTA
- a CDS encoding phage tail protein, with protein sequence MMESFTGEIQLFAFNFAPAQWAFCQGQLVAIQQNTALFSLIGTQFGGNGQSTFQLPNLGGQVVAGAGQGPGLSPWVQGEQEGSQQVSLLLQEIPQHTHGLRAYDQRDATKRHATPANGDALALPGNAALATKDVTPNTQFPLQMLDVTGQSLPHENMQPYLALNFCICLQGNFPAFQ
- a CDS encoding LysR family transcriptional regulator, with translation MRSSGLIELEAVLAVARLRSFRAAATELGMSTSALSHAVAALETRMGVRLFHRTTRSVSLSEAGEQFVASVAPAMGQIRGAIEQAGEHRDTPSGTLRINTSAGAAWQCMPMLVAFLRRYPQMKLDIVTEGKLVDIVAGGFDAGIRLTELVPQDMVAVSLGAPQEFAVVGSPAYFEAHGEPRVPTDLAHHVCVRNRLPSGGVYRWEFEKRGEAVAVDVQGPITLDEPRLIVEAARASLGLAYLNLWNVQPDLERGTLRRTLVDWTPPYEGLALYYPGHRHVPAGLRALIGVIKDMRGPG
- a CDS encoding aldehyde dehydrogenase family protein, which encodes MYAINQIYIDGAFVTPHGQELYDLHNPATGEVNGQVRLADAEDARRAVAAAKRAFPAFSRTSKAERVALLRRLHDAVKARENDILEALVEEYGAPVSRAAWMAGHASSVLADAADVLEHYAFEQQAGRALVRMEPLGVAGMITPWNNDAGFICGKLAAAIAAGCTAVIKPSEMSARQTQVVTEALHEAGLPPGVFNIVTGRGEVVGEAITTHPDVAKVSFTGSTAVGRAILRNASETFKRVTLELGGKSPVVILDDANLREAIPMALQAAYMNSGQACIAGTRILIPASRKAEAEAIARDAAAQIKVGDPRDTETAVGPMVSAKQWERVQHYIRIGQEEGARLLAGGEGLPGSVQRGWFVRPTVFTDVRNDMTIAREEIFGPVASLITYDDEADAIAIANDTPYGLQAYVMSADVPRAERVASQITAGRVLINTLSHEPKAPFGGFKQSGIGRENGRFGLEAFLEPKSILMP
- a CDS encoding phage tail protein, producing MSERFMGNIIPVGFNFAPKYFAFCNGQILSIQQNQALFSLLGTTYGGNGTTVFQLPNLQGRTPLGTGVSPSSGQPWQIGQVGGVEQVTLTTNNLPAHNHIVMGTNVAATSRNPALGVPGNTGSENVYADATGPQVSLNAAEIAPVGGNAPHENMQPYLVVNFCIALQGLFPSRS
- a CDS encoding phage tail protein — protein: MTPYLGEIRLLPYTRVPLGWMECNGALVSIAENDALYTLLGTTYGGDGVQTFGLPNLQSRVAVHQGTGQGLSTRVLGQVGGKETVTLTAQTMPTHTHIMHATTTTATANAPSNALEYGAVGGDTMYSTTVDVNSATFLATSVTMSGGNLPHDNIMPTVAVRYFICVSGVFPTQN
- a CDS encoding DUF6916 family protein, translating into MQFFQLEHFASYVNETFRVRIDQHGETDFVLVEAAPIPQGKLFPGMVRTPFSLLFRNESAVLFPQRIYDMTHGKLGQFGVFLVPIARDKSGFVYQAVFN
- a CDS encoding S1 family peptidase encodes the protein MFATKGWGRRAIRGWLVLVVWMVVGSAWVGTACAASLDASLLPRIQGATFEVVAAKPDKDPLTYEKPLPLELLDYQDRTDKYFSIGTAFAIGKNRYVTAGHVLMAGLDSLWGQPSLRDAKGNVYAIDKIEKFDLRRDLVVFSLVKDPAPEPLEINTSPVMNQEVYAVGNALGTGVVIRDGLYTSDTPEQEQGQWKWMRFSAAASPGNSGGPLLDKDGKVIGVVLMKSANENLNYALQMKEVLDAPEKNAVIDSRLSYRLDIFDTTLSNSFKGTFPLPQTLPDFFASYTKLFNAYVETQLKDILAKDADRVFPRGEGSDRLLYNEVWSNMLPRMIVRSNTGEWFLQSNTTKRQSLSNNGYLDVSMAQSKFVMHLRRPDNTPVANFYTDPVVLGDLLAKSGLFARTVGPEHVRITSLGKPISDTVHVDGWKRRWQVRTWTLPYDDTKIIVYCLPLPDGYAMSMVFASAGGAYDSAADLRAITDFMTVEYDGSLAQWAEFLKNTSLLPDAIKDVHLDVTYQKSLSLRTPRFNVAFTPDLLGIEPDSQLSMPLGMLPDHGKVIWGPVGLHYNPRRSESNYLVIYRNVKPPASLDESYASYWDKLINRRHPYESQAYAADGNTKIAAPKLAGDVGKDTVVYTAFFTMGGTQPQDKMKTQLDLLLKGLQVNEH
- a CDS encoding alpha/beta hydrolase — its product is MQVAPPGSAPVTRQHSLAMADGCRLAVVDSAPEAPRASVLIVHGLGEHSGRHEALARWFHARGYAVRRYDQRGHGRSEGPRGGLETSDDLVDDLAVVFNDFAEQQDNPPLLLGHSMGGLVAARCVLDRQVGASALILSSPALRCHEPAWLQRLAGSLAKIAPRLPLDNGLKLDKLSHDVRVATAYKADPLCHRRITPRLADFIFRTGHTTVADGRDLAIPTLLLVAGSDDLVNPAGSRDFAAAAWATQKLTTRFFDTLYHELFNEAEPARTQVFKQLGDWLARL